The Klebsiella sp. RHBSTW-00484 genome includes a window with the following:
- the nagB gene encoding glucosamine-6-phosphate deaminase produces MLNFIITETYKEMSGLAAERIALALKKTSDLVMALPTGGTPVGLLEEMSRMAKSGEADFSSAKSFNIDEYIPLKKDDPQSYYWFLNHYFYQHANISVENTFVPDILADDLTAECARYEQTIQAHGDFDITILGIGHDGHIGFNEPHATHSPVCHIIDLNEETIEANARFFSHKEDVPQQAITLGMGTILRSKEIVLIANGKSKAAVMKQLHDCTRIDPLFPASFLLMHPDVTIICDREAASLINA; encoded by the coding sequence ATGTTGAACTTTATTATTACTGAAACCTACAAAGAAATGAGTGGACTGGCAGCAGAGCGGATTGCTCTTGCGCTAAAGAAAACGTCAGATTTAGTGATGGCGCTGCCCACAGGAGGAACACCCGTTGGCCTTCTCGAAGAGATGAGCCGAATGGCCAAAAGCGGCGAGGCCGATTTTTCCAGTGCCAAATCATTTAATATTGATGAATATATTCCGCTGAAAAAAGATGACCCGCAGAGCTATTATTGGTTTCTCAATCACTACTTTTATCAGCATGCTAATATTTCTGTCGAAAATACCTTTGTCCCGGATATTCTGGCCGATGATTTAACCGCCGAATGCGCACGTTACGAACAAACTATCCAGGCACATGGTGATTTTGATATCACCATCCTCGGCATTGGTCATGACGGGCATATTGGCTTTAACGAACCACACGCTACCCATAGCCCCGTCTGTCACATTATTGATCTTAATGAAGAAACTATCGAAGCCAATGCTCGATTCTTCTCACATAAAGAAGATGTTCCGCAGCAGGCCATTACCCTCGGTATGGGGACTATCCTGAGAAGTAAAGAGATCGTCCTGATTGCTAACGGAAAATCGAAAGCGGCGGTGATGAAGCAACTTCACGACTGCACCCGCATTGACCCGTTATTCCCTGCATCATTCTTACTGATGCATCCTGACGTCACCATTATTTGCGACCGCGAGGCGGCGTCGCTTATTAACGCGTAA
- a CDS encoding DeoR/GlpR family DNA-binding transcription regulator, with protein sequence MSIYAILQQDKKVVVNELAEKFGVTKMTIRRDLSFFEKQGIVKTTYGGAYLTSGASVEPSFQLKSIQMVDDKHLIGQKAAELVEDGDTIIIDCGTTPLALAQFIFDKKIMVITNSVPVVNLLKGRKNIKLIVAPGEYEDDTQGMISFSTADFYSNIHADKVFLSTQGINELGELTVPKMTDAHVKRALMRAGRQKILLADKSKFGQTFLAGHARLADLDLVISQTGLPADTLTQLNKQNVELLLADSSL encoded by the coding sequence ATGAGCATTTATGCCATTCTGCAACAGGACAAAAAAGTCGTCGTTAATGAGCTTGCCGAGAAATTCGGCGTCACCAAAATGACCATCCGCCGCGACCTTTCTTTCTTTGAAAAACAAGGCATTGTCAAAACCACCTATGGCGGAGCCTATCTCACCAGCGGCGCCAGCGTAGAGCCCAGCTTTCAGCTAAAATCGATACAAATGGTCGATGATAAGCATCTGATTGGCCAAAAAGCCGCCGAGCTGGTCGAAGATGGCGATACCATTATTATCGACTGCGGGACCACACCACTCGCCCTCGCTCAGTTTATTTTCGATAAGAAAATCATGGTGATAACCAACTCTGTTCCGGTAGTTAATCTACTGAAAGGGAGAAAAAACATTAAGCTGATCGTGGCGCCCGGCGAGTATGAAGACGATACCCAGGGGATGATCTCTTTTAGCACCGCTGACTTCTATAGCAATATCCACGCCGACAAGGTATTCCTCAGTACCCAGGGTATTAACGAACTGGGTGAATTGACGGTCCCCAAAATGACCGACGCCCACGTAAAACGAGCGCTGATGCGGGCTGGACGGCAAAAAATCCTGCTGGCTGATAAAAGTAAATTTGGTCAAACCTTCCTCGCAGGCCACGCCCGTCTGGCAGACCTTGATCTCGTTATCAGCCAAACTGGCCTCCCTGCCGACACCCTCACGCAGCTCAATAAACAAAACGTAGAACTTCTGCTGGCTGATAGCAGCCTCTGA
- the nagE gene encoding N-acetylglucosamine-specific PTS transporter subunit IIBC codes for MNILGYLQKVGRALMVPVATLPAAAILMGIGYWIDPNGWGSSNALAALCIQSGAAIIDNMGVLFAVGVAYGMSKDKDGAAALAGFVGFLVLTTLCSPAAVAMIQKIPADQVPAAFGKIKNQFIGIMVGIIAAELYNRFSSIELPKALSFFSGRRLVPIVTSFAMIVVAFALMFIWPVVFSGLVSFGEHIQKLGSFGAGVYAFFNRLLIPVGLHHALNSVFWFDVAGINDIPNFLGGAQSLASGKAVLGITGRYQAGFFPIMMFGLPGAALAIYQCARAENKAKVLGIMMAGAFAAFFTGITEPLEFSFMFVAPVLYLIHAVLTGISVFIAASMHWIAGFGFSAGLVDMVLASRNPLATQWYLLIPMGLVFFVIYYLVFRFTIIKFNLMTPGRELSVDGSCADGEDLNVSENKEQSAAALARQYIAAIGGSDNLTAIDACITRLRLGVKDAALVNDALARRLGASGVIRLNNTNVQIIVGFVAEKIANEMKTTGHVDAAEALPVAAAPTASKPRTTTATTVIAELLSPVSGEVVALEQVPDEAFASKAVGDGIAIRPTSPIVVSPAAGTIVKIFNTNHAFCLETEKGAEIVVHMGLDTVALDGQGFKRLIEEGAEVVAGQPILEMDLEFLNANVRSMISPVVCSNIEDFACLEIKAQGQVIAGQTLLYEIKG; via the coding sequence ATGAATATATTGGGTTATCTCCAGAAGGTTGGCCGCGCGTTAATGGTGCCGGTCGCCACATTGCCCGCCGCAGCGATTTTAATGGGTATCGGGTATTGGATTGATCCCAATGGTTGGGGAAGTTCTAACGCCCTTGCGGCGTTATGCATTCAGTCCGGGGCCGCCATTATCGATAATATGGGCGTGCTTTTCGCTGTAGGTGTCGCTTATGGCATGTCAAAAGATAAAGACGGCGCTGCAGCGCTAGCGGGTTTCGTGGGTTTTCTCGTTTTAACCACGCTGTGTTCACCGGCCGCCGTCGCAATGATCCAGAAGATTCCTGCAGATCAGGTACCTGCTGCTTTCGGCAAGATTAAAAACCAGTTTATCGGCATTATGGTTGGTATCATTGCCGCCGAACTTTATAACCGCTTCAGCAGCATCGAACTGCCAAAAGCACTCTCCTTCTTCAGTGGACGCCGACTGGTGCCCATCGTCACCTCTTTCGCCATGATCGTCGTGGCCTTCGCCCTGATGTTTATCTGGCCGGTGGTATTTAGCGGCCTGGTGAGCTTTGGTGAGCATATCCAGAAGCTTGGTTCGTTCGGTGCCGGGGTCTATGCCTTCTTCAACCGCCTGCTGATTCCAGTCGGTTTACACCATGCGCTCAACTCGGTGTTCTGGTTTGATGTCGCTGGAATTAATGATATTCCCAACTTCCTCGGCGGCGCGCAGTCGCTTGCCTCAGGTAAAGCGGTACTCGGTATCACTGGTCGCTACCAGGCAGGTTTCTTCCCTATTATGATGTTCGGCCTGCCGGGCGCAGCGCTGGCGATTTATCAGTGCGCGCGTGCGGAAAACAAAGCCAAAGTGCTGGGTATTATGATGGCTGGTGCCTTTGCCGCCTTCTTTACCGGCATTACCGAACCGCTGGAATTTTCCTTCATGTTCGTTGCGCCGGTACTGTACCTTATCCACGCTGTCCTGACCGGCATCTCGGTATTCATCGCCGCCAGCATGCACTGGATTGCCGGTTTTGGCTTTAGCGCTGGTTTAGTCGATATGGTGCTCGCCTCCCGCAACCCGCTCGCCACGCAATGGTATCTGCTGATCCCAATGGGCCTGGTGTTCTTTGTTATCTACTACCTGGTCTTCCGCTTCACCATCATCAAATTTAACCTAATGACGCCGGGCCGCGAACTGTCTGTGGACGGTAGTTGCGCCGATGGCGAAGACCTCAATGTTAGTGAAAACAAAGAGCAAAGCGCTGCGGCACTGGCTCGCCAGTATATTGCGGCCATCGGCGGCTCTGATAACCTGACCGCTATCGATGCCTGTATCACTCGCCTGCGTTTAGGTGTTAAAGATGCCGCTCTGGTGAACGATGCGCTGGCAAGACGCCTGGGCGCCAGCGGCGTGATTCGTCTGAACAACACTAATGTGCAGATTATCGTTGGGTTTGTAGCAGAGAAAATCGCCAATGAGATGAAAACCACCGGTCACGTCGACGCAGCAGAAGCACTGCCGGTCGCCGCGGCACCTACCGCATCCAAACCACGTACGACGACCGCCACCACGGTTATCGCCGAACTGCTCTCCCCGGTCAGCGGCGAAGTTGTCGCCTTAGAACAGGTGCCAGACGAAGCTTTTGCCAGCAAAGCGGTCGGTGACGGTATCGCCATCAGACCGACCAGCCCTATCGTCGTCTCTCCTGCAGCGGGTACGATCGTCAAAATCTTCAATACCAATCACGCGTTCTGCCTCGAAACCGAAAAGGGTGCGGAGATTGTGGTCCACATGGGACTGGATACCGTCGCGCTGGATGGTCAGGGGTTTAAGCGGTTAATTGAAGAAGGCGCAGAAGTCGTCGCAGGGCAGCCCATCCTTGAGATGGATCTTGAGTTTCTCAATGCAAATGTGCGTTCGATGATTAGCCCGGTGGTGTGTAGCAACATTGAAGACTTCGCCTGTCTGGAAATCAAGGCACAAGGCCAGGTTATTGCCGGGCAAACGTTGCTCTATGAGATTAAGGGATAA
- a CDS encoding IS1-like element IS1N family transposase (programmed frameshift) has protein sequence MASVNIHCPRCQSAQVYRHGQNPKGHDRFRCRDCHRVFQLTYTYEARKPGIKELITEMAFNGAGVRDTARTLKIGINTVIRTFKKLTPKRITSSPVAHADVALICELDEQWSFVGSKARQHWLWYAYNTKTGGVLAYTFGPRTDETCRELLTLLTPFNIGMITSDDWGSYGREVPKDKHLTGKIFTQRIERNNLTLRTRIKRLARKTICFSRSVEIHEKVIGTFIEKHMFY, from the exons ATGGCCAGCGTTAACATTCATTGTCCTCGTTGTCAGTCTGCACAGGTCTACCGCCATGGTCAGAACCCTAAAGGCCATGACAGATTTCGCTGCCGTGACTGCCACCGCGTTTTTCAGCTCACTTACACTTATGAGGCCCGTAAGCCGGGCATTAAAGAGCTGATCACTGAAATGGCCTTCAATGGCGCCGGGGTTCGCGATACCGCCAGAACACTGAAAATTGGCATTAACACCGTCATCCGGACTT TTAAAAAACTCACGCCAAAGCGAATAACGTCTTCGCCCGTTGCTCATGCTGATGTGGCGCTTATCTGCGAACTTGATGAGCAATGGAGTTTCGTTGGCAGTAAAGCCCGGCAACACTGGCTCTGGTACGCGTATAACACCAAAACAGGGGGTGTACTGGCCTACACTTTTGGTCCCCGTACCGATGAAACCTGCCGGGAACTACTGACACTGCTTACGCCATTCAACATCGGCATGATCACCAGCGACGACTGGGGCAGCTATGGCCGGGAGGTGCCGAAGGATAAGCATCTGACCGGAAAAATATTCACCCAACGGATTGAGCGCAATAACCTGACGCTGCGCACCCGCATTAAGCGCTTGGCTCGTAAAACAATCTGCTTCTCGCGTTCAGTAGAGATCCACGAAAAAGTCATCGGGACGTTTATTGAAAAACACATGTTCTACTAA
- a CDS encoding N-acetylglucosamine-6-phosphate deacetylase: MKIQSKRVWLAGGFYPAQLTLENGLISDITLGLSENADHDYGSRRIIPGLIDTHAHGAWDYDTNENDPEGLRRWTSRLPEEGVTAFCPTTVTDEDTTLLAALENISQVMDEGYQGAEILGIHLEGPFLSQIYRGAQPEKQIRPASVSEFQAFERAAHGRIIAISLAPEEDAEFALTRYCAQKGIVVNMGHSDASFEQAVEAVANGAKNVTHVFNGMAKYVNREPGLLGAALRLDGLYGEVIADGIFVSLVSASNLYRVMPLIS, encoded by the coding sequence ATGAAAATCCAGAGTAAACGCGTCTGGCTGGCCGGCGGATTCTATCCGGCGCAGTTAACGCTGGAAAATGGACTGATCAGCGACATCACGCTGGGATTGAGCGAAAATGCCGATCACGACTACGGTTCCCGGCGCATTATACCCGGTCTTATTGATACCCATGCCCACGGGGCCTGGGACTACGACACCAACGAAAACGACCCTGAAGGTCTACGGCGCTGGACATCGCGTTTACCGGAAGAGGGCGTCACCGCATTTTGCCCCACCACGGTCACCGATGAAGATACAACCCTGCTGGCCGCACTGGAAAACATCTCTCAGGTGATGGATGAAGGTTATCAGGGCGCGGAAATTCTCGGTATCCATCTGGAAGGACCATTTCTCAGCCAGATCTACCGTGGCGCACAGCCGGAAAAACAGATTCGTCCTGCCAGCGTCAGCGAGTTTCAGGCTTTTGAGCGTGCGGCCCATGGGCGCATTATCGCCATCAGCCTCGCGCCGGAAGAAGATGCCGAATTTGCCCTAACGCGTTACTGCGCGCAAAAAGGGATCGTGGTCAATATGGGCCATTCGGATGCCTCCTTCGAGCAGGCGGTGGAAGCCGTTGCCAATGGCGCAAAAAATGTGACTCACGTGTTTAACGGAATGGCGAAATATGTCAATCGTGAACCCGGGCTTTTAGGGGCTGCGCTGCGCCTCGACGGCCTGTACGGCGAAGTGATTGCCGACGGTATTTTCGTCAGTCTGGTCTCCGCATCTAATCTTTATCGGGTGATGCCTCTAATTAGTTGA
- a CDS encoding glycyl radical protein, with product MNGLLSFKPTNNDCDFERIAKKQNQMFHRVATICPERAEIITESFKRSEGKSIVIRRALAMADILEKMTIYIEPDMLIVGNQASANFAAPVFPEYSFNWVIDELDEFDKRSGDSFQVAEETKARLRVLQDYWQGKTHQDEVLTNLPQMNRLAEKQGVLHRGGISMSGDGHIIPNHDFVLEVGYGGMRDIAKQHLAEDKDLTEEQTDFYQAVIITMDAALNYCKRFSLLAKEEAAQTADAKRRDELLAMSEMFAHLMEGKAQNFYEAVETVYLTHLLMMIESNGHSFSFGRFDQYVWPFYEADINSGKISKEKALEILTHFFIMTNSLNKVRPWGHTQYSGGYPLYSNLMVGGMTPDGTDGTNDLSYLSLEAMALTGLPEPNLSVRFSKDTPHSLMQDSAKLIRKGFGMPSIFCDEVVIPAMMTLGLSEEVAREYASMGCVETAIPGRWGHRATGMTYVNFGKILELVMNNGCDPATGVQLVKVNGKEGREINYESYDEVWAAWNQLLEFYSDLAVDCDLVCDRALKYHDADAFASATINCSLERGKTLKNGGAEYDFVSSSNIGPSVVGDSLAAVRKLVFDDKVLTLKELRDAMDCNFEGLEGARVRKLCRNAPKFGNDIDYVDYIVADVFESYLKLLPKYKTDRYGKGPKGCGYTMSTSNITSYVPNGFDVGATPDGRLATLPLNEGASPCLGADKEGPTAVINSVAKLPNQKIAGGQLLNMKFTPSALEGDDNLEKFTHFMEASREKNIFHNQFNIIDSNILRAAKERPEDYPNLMVRVAGYCALFSTLMPEAQDAIIARTELAW from the coding sequence ATGAACGGATTACTAAGCTTCAAACCCACCAACAACGATTGTGATTTCGAGCGTATCGCCAAAAAGCAAAATCAGATGTTCCACCGCGTGGCGACGATTTGCCCGGAACGTGCTGAGATCATCACCGAATCCTTTAAACGCTCCGAAGGCAAATCGATTGTCATTCGCCGGGCGCTGGCGATGGCCGACATTCTGGAAAAGATGACCATCTATATCGAACCAGACATGCTGATCGTCGGCAACCAGGCGAGCGCCAACTTCGCCGCACCGGTGTTCCCGGAATACTCATTCAACTGGGTGATTGACGAGCTGGACGAGTTCGACAAACGCTCTGGCGACAGCTTCCAGGTGGCCGAAGAAACCAAAGCGCGTCTACGCGTGCTGCAGGACTACTGGCAGGGAAAAACCCACCAGGATGAAGTCCTGACCAACTTGCCGCAAATGAACCGCCTGGCAGAAAAACAGGGCGTACTGCATCGCGGCGGCATCAGTATGTCCGGCGATGGTCACATCATCCCTAACCATGATTTCGTGCTGGAAGTCGGCTACGGCGGCATGCGCGATATTGCTAAGCAGCACCTGGCAGAAGACAAAGATCTGACTGAAGAGCAGACCGATTTCTACCAGGCCGTCATCATCACCATGGATGCGGCGCTGAATTACTGCAAGCGTTTCTCCCTGCTGGCTAAAGAAGAAGCGGCGCAAACTGCCGATGCTAAACGCCGCGACGAACTGCTGGCAATGAGCGAAATGTTCGCTCACCTGATGGAAGGCAAAGCGCAGAATTTCTACGAAGCTGTCGAAACTGTCTATCTGACTCACCTGCTGATGATGATCGAAAGTAACGGTCACTCCTTCTCCTTTGGTCGCTTTGACCAGTACGTATGGCCGTTCTACGAAGCGGATATCAACTCCGGTAAAATCAGCAAAGAAAAGGCGCTGGAGATCCTGACCCACTTCTTCATCATGACCAACAGCCTGAACAAAGTTCGCCCGTGGGGTCACACCCAATACAGCGGCGGCTACCCGCTCTATTCCAACCTGATGGTTGGCGGCATGACGCCTGACGGCACCGACGGTACCAACGATCTGTCGTATCTGTCACTGGAAGCAATGGCATTGACCGGCCTGCCGGAGCCAAACCTGAGCGTACGTTTCTCCAAAGATACTCCGCACTCGCTGATGCAGGATTCGGCAAAACTGATCCGTAAAGGCTTCGGTATGCCGTCCATCTTCTGTGACGAAGTGGTTATCCCGGCGATGATGACCCTTGGTCTGAGCGAAGAAGTAGCGCGTGAATATGCCTCGATGGGCTGCGTGGAAACGGCAATTCCGGGCCGCTGGGGCCATCGTGCCACCGGTATGACCTACGTGAACTTCGGCAAAATTCTTGAACTGGTAATGAACAACGGCTGCGATCCAGCAACCGGCGTACAACTGGTTAAAGTAAACGGCAAAGAAGGCCGCGAGATTAACTACGAGTCATATGACGAAGTGTGGGCCGCGTGGAACCAGCTGCTAGAGTTCTACTCCGACCTGGCAGTGGACTGTGACCTGGTCTGCGACCGCGCGCTGAAATATCACGATGCCGACGCCTTTGCCTCTGCGACCATCAACTGCTCGCTGGAGCGTGGTAAAACGTTGAAAAATGGCGGTGCCGAGTATGACTTCGTCAGCTCCTCCAACATCGGTCCTTCCGTGGTAGGCGACAGCCTGGCCGCAGTAAGAAAACTGGTCTTTGATGACAAAGTGCTGACGCTCAAAGAACTGCGCGACGCCATGGACTGCAATTTTGAAGGCCTTGAAGGTGCCCGCGTGCGTAAGCTGTGCCGCAACGCACCGAAGTTTGGTAACGATATCGACTACGTTGACTACATCGTAGCTGACGTATTCGAGTCCTATCTGAAGCTGCTGCCAAAATATAAAACCGACCGTTATGGCAAAGGTCCGAAGGGCTGTGGATACACCATGTCCACCTCCAACATCACCTCTTACGTACCGAATGGTTTTGACGTTGGCGCGACCCCGGATGGCCGTCTGGCAACCCTGCCGCTGAACGAAGGTGCATCACCGTGCCTTGGCGCTGATAAAGAAGGCCCGACGGCGGTGATCAACTCCGTGGCGAAGTTGCCAAACCAGAAAATTGCTGGCGGCCAGCTGTTGAATATGAAATTCACGCCGAGCGCGCTGGAAGGTGACGACAACCTGGAGAAATTTACCCACTTCATGGAAGCCAGTCGCGAGAAGAATATCTTCCACAACCAGTTCAATATCATCGACTCGAATATTCTGCGTGCCGCCAAAGAGCGCCCGGAAGATTATCCGAACCTGATGGTCCGCGTGGCTGGTTACTGCGCCCTGTTCTCAACGCTGATGCCGGAAGCGCAGGATGCGATTATCGCCCGTACAGAACTGGCATGGTGA
- a CDS encoding amidohydrolase family protein, with protein sequence MISDSMKAKGCPPGRYMFGGEPMILGEDGATRRENGVLVGSTLKLNRGLYNMVEDAMVPFGAALKSCTINPARLLGLDNHKGKLQRGFDADIVVLEDDYQVNTTYCKGVIAYSVN encoded by the coding sequence ATGATTAGCGATTCGATGAAAGCAAAAGGGTGCCCACCCGGTCGCTATATGTTCGGTGGGGAACCGATGATTTTAGGCGAAGATGGCGCAACGCGACGTGAAAACGGCGTGCTGGTCGGCAGCACGTTAAAACTTAATCGCGGACTCTATAATATGGTCGAAGACGCGATGGTACCTTTTGGCGCGGCATTAAAATCCTGCACGATTAATCCAGCCCGACTTTTAGGGTTAGATAATCATAAAGGTAAATTACAACGCGGTTTTGATGCCGACATTGTCGTATTAGAAGATGATTACCAGGTCAATACAACTTATTGCAAAGGAGTCATCGCCTATTCCGTAAATTAA
- a CDS encoding glycyl-radical enzyme activating protein, which produces MKTGLISRIQRYSTKDGPGIRSTVFMQQCNLRCQWCANPETIRPGFNVFWFKERCRQCGTCTQAAINNTITMAEPGNGVNIDRKKCTNLLDVVDMCPYDGYEKVGKEMTSRELADLLLRDKSFYDSSHGGVTFSGGEPALQAEFVRETALLLKEAGVHVCLDTAGHIRWEKLRPLIETVDLVSYDFKAFNAETHLACTGVDNRLILENAKAIAAMGTPMLARMVIVPTRNDDPEDIRQRLDFIRKLGSAVLQVDILEYHIYGVGKYQKLGMPYLLNNIPACQREMTEQIKHYAEEIGLKATIGG; this is translated from the coding sequence ATGAAGACTGGTCTGATTTCCCGTATTCAACGCTACTCGACCAAGGATGGTCCGGGGATACGTAGTACCGTATTTATGCAGCAATGTAATTTACGCTGTCAGTGGTGTGCGAATCCGGAAACTATCAGGCCAGGTTTTAACGTTTTCTGGTTTAAAGAGCGGTGCCGTCAATGCGGCACCTGCACCCAGGCCGCAATCAACAACACCATCACCATGGCGGAGCCGGGTAATGGCGTGAATATCGACCGGAAAAAATGTACTAACCTGCTGGACGTCGTCGATATGTGCCCCTATGACGGCTACGAAAAAGTGGGCAAAGAGATGACTTCCCGCGAGCTGGCCGATCTGCTGCTGCGCGATAAATCGTTTTACGATTCCAGCCACGGCGGCGTCACTTTTTCTGGTGGCGAACCGGCGCTACAGGCCGAATTCGTCAGAGAAACCGCTCTGTTGTTAAAAGAAGCTGGCGTACATGTCTGCCTCGATACCGCAGGACACATTCGTTGGGAGAAACTGCGCCCGCTGATTGAAACCGTCGATTTAGTTTCTTACGATTTTAAAGCCTTTAATGCCGAGACGCATCTCGCCTGCACTGGCGTGGATAACCGCCTGATCCTTGAGAATGCCAAAGCCATTGCGGCAATGGGCACGCCGATGCTTGCCCGTATGGTCATTGTTCCAACGCGCAATGACGACCCGGAAGATATTCGCCAACGCCTCGATTTTATCCGCAAACTTGGCAGCGCCGTGCTGCAGGTCGATATCCTGGAATATCACATCTATGGTGTCGGAAAATATCAAAAGCTTGGTATGCCTTATCTTCTTAACAATATTCCGGCCTGCCAGCGGGAAATGACCGAACAAATAAAACATTACGCCGAAGAGATTGGCCTGAAAGCAACTATTGGCGGCTAA
- the gldA gene encoding bifunctional L-1,2-propanediol dehydrogenase/glycerol dehydrogenase: protein MDRIIQSPGKYIQGADAIARLGGYLKPLAERWLIVGDKFVLGFAEEKLRKSLADAGLVAEIAPFGGECSHNEINRLRDIAGSAQCTAVLGIGGGKTLDTAKALAHFMNLPVVIAPTIASTDAPCSALSVIYTDDGEFDSYLMLPRNPNMVIVDTQIVAGAPARLLAAGIGDALATWFEARACSRSNATTMAGGKCTQAALALAELCYNTLIEEGEKAMLAAEQHVVTPALERVIEANTYLSGVGFESGGLAAAHAIHNGLTAIPDAHHYYHGEKVAFGTLTQLMLENAPVEEIETVAALCHSVGLPITLAQLDIKADIPGKMRTVAQAACAEGETIHNMPGGATPDQVYAALLVADQYGQRFLQEWE from the coding sequence ATGGATCGCATTATTCAATCACCCGGTAAGTATATTCAAGGCGCAGACGCAATTGCTCGCCTTGGTGGGTACCTCAAACCGCTGGCTGAACGCTGGCTCATCGTTGGCGATAAATTCGTACTCGGCTTTGCCGAAGAAAAATTGCGTAAAAGCCTGGCAGATGCTGGCCTGGTTGCCGAAATCGCGCCGTTTGGCGGCGAATGCTCGCATAATGAAATCAATCGATTACGCGATATTGCGGGCTCAGCTCAGTGTACCGCCGTGCTGGGAATTGGCGGCGGTAAGACGCTGGACACCGCGAAAGCATTAGCACACTTTATGAATCTGCCGGTAGTTATTGCTCCGACGATTGCCTCTACCGATGCACCGTGTAGCGCGCTCTCGGTTATCTATACCGATGATGGTGAATTTGATAGCTACCTGATGCTGCCGCGTAACCCGAATATGGTCATTGTCGATACGCAAATCGTTGCCGGAGCTCCGGCACGCCTGCTGGCTGCAGGCATCGGCGACGCGCTGGCAACGTGGTTTGAAGCCCGTGCCTGCTCCCGTAGCAACGCGACTACCATGGCGGGCGGCAAATGCACCCAGGCAGCGCTGGCGCTGGCCGAACTGTGCTACAACACGCTGATTGAAGAAGGTGAAAAAGCGATGCTGGCGGCGGAGCAGCACGTCGTCACTCCGGCGCTAGAACGCGTGATTGAAGCCAATACCTACCTGAGCGGCGTTGGTTTTGAAAGCGGCGGCCTGGCGGCGGCACATGCTATCCATAACGGTCTAACCGCGATTCCAGATGCTCACCACTATTATCACGGTGAGAAAGTAGCCTTCGGAACGCTAACGCAATTGATGCTGGAAAACGCCCCGGTGGAAGAGATCGAAACCGTGGCGGCGCTGTGCCACAGCGTTGGGTTGCCTATCACCCTGGCGCAGCTGGACATTAAAGCCGATATTCCAGGCAAAATGCGTACCGTGGCGCAAGCCGCCTGTGCAGAAGGCGAAACCATCCACAATATGCCTGGTGGTGCGACGCCGGATCAGGTCTATGCGGCTCTGCTGGTCGCCGACCAGTACGGTCAACGCTTCCTGCAAGAGTGGGAATAA